The following nucleotide sequence is from Pseudonocardia abyssalis.
CCGCGCGCTCCACACCGGCCCTCAGTCGCGCGAGGGACCGCTCGCGGCCCAGCAGCTCCATCGACTCGTAGAGCGGCGGCGACACCGTCCGGCCGCTGATGGCCACCCGCACGGGCGCGAACGCCTTGCGCGGCTTGAGGCCCAGGCCGTCGATCAGGGTGGCCTTGAGAGACTCCTCGATGGCCGTGGTCGACCAGTCCTGGAGCGCATCGAGGCCGGTCAGGGCCGCCTCGAGGACGGGAGCCGCGTCGGCGCCGAGGTTCTTGGCCGCGGCGTCCTCGTCGAGCACGAAGTCCTTCCCGTCGACGAAGAGGAACCGCAGCATCCGGGCGGCGTCGGACAGGACGACGCTGCGCTCCTGCACCAGCGGGGCCGCGGCGGCGAGCACAGCACGGTCGGCGTCGGTGTCGAGCACCACACCCTGCTCCGCGAGGTACGGCACGACTCGGCCGGCGAAGTCCTCGACCGGGAGCGCGCGCAGATGGGCGGCGTTGATGGCCTCGGCCTTCTTCAGGTCGAAGCGCGCGGAGTTACCGGAGACACGGCTGATGTCGAATGCGGCGACCATCTCGTCCATCGTGAAGACGTCACGGTTCTCGCCGATCGCCCAGCCCAGCAGGGCCAGGTAGTTGAGCAGGCCCTCGGGGACGAATCCGCGCTCCCGGTAGAGGAACAGGTTCGATTCCGGGTCGCGCTTGGACAGCTTGCGGTTCCCCTCCCCCGTGACGAGCGGGAGGTGCCCGTAGCGGAGCGGCCCCTTGCCGATGCCGACGCGCTGCAGCGCCTCCAGCAGCGCGATCTGCCGGGGCGTGGAGGAGAGCAGGTCCTCGCCGCGCAGGACGTCGGTGATGCCCATGAGCGCGTCGTCGAGCGGGTTGGTCAGCGGGTAGAGCGGAGAGCCGTCGCCGCGGGCGAGCACGAAGTCGGGGACGGTGCCGGCGCGGAACGTGACGTCACCGCGGACGAGATCGGTGAAGGTGATGTCGCGGTCGGGCATCCGCAGCCGGTAGACGGGCGCGCGGCCCTCGGCGCGGTAGGCCGCCTTCTGCTCGTCGGACAGGTCGCGGTCGGCGTTGTCGTAGCCGAGCTTGGGGTCGCGGCCCGCCGCCTTGTGGCGCGCCTCGATCTCCTCCGCCTTGGAGAACGACTCGTACACCTCGTTCGCCGCGATGAGCTTCGCGAGGGCGTCGGCGTAGAGATCACCGCGCTCGCTCTGCCGGTACGGGCCGTGCTCGCCGCCGACCTCGGGGCCCTCGTCCCAGTCGAGGCCGAGCCAGCGCAGCGCGTCGAGCAGCGCCTCGTAGGACTCGACGGAGTCGCGGCTGGCGTCGGTGTCCTCGATCCGGAACACGAAGCTGCCGCCGCTGTGCCGGGCGTGGGCCCAGTTGAACAGCGCGGTGCGGATGAGCCCGACGTGCGGCGTACCGGTCGGGGAGGGGCAGAAGCGGACGCGAACAGTCATGGTCTTGCCAGGCTATCGGATCGGCGTATTATTCAACGTATGGTGAATTCAGAGCGCACCACCTGCCTCGTCGTCGGCGGGGGGCCGGCCGGGATGGTCCTCGGCCTGCTCATGGCCCGCGCCGGCGTCGAGGTCACGGTGCTCGAGAAGCACGCCGACTTCCTGCGCGACTTCCGCGGCGACACCGTCCACGCCTCCACCCTGAACCTGCTCGACGAGCTGGGCCTCGGCGATCGGTTCGCCGCCGTCCCGCAGCGCCTTCTGGAGCGGATCACCGGCCAGTTCGACACGGGCACGGTCCAGATCTCCGACATGCGCCGCCTCCCCGGAGCGCACAAGCACATCGCGCTCGTCCCGCAGTGGGACTTCCTCGACCTGCTGGCCGAGGTCGCCGCGGAGGAGCCGACGTTCACGCTGCGGCGCGAGGCCGAGGTCGTCGGCCTGCTGCGCGACGGCAGCCGCGTCACGGGGGTCCGGTTCGTCGACCGCACCGACGGCACGGAGCACGACCTGCGGGCCGAACTCACCGTCGCCTGCGACGGCCGCGGGTCCGCCGTACGTGCCGCCGCCGCACTGGAGCCGCGCTCGTTCGGCGTACCGATGGACATCTGGTGGTTCCGGCTGCCCCGACGGGAGACCGACCCGATC
It contains:
- the gltX gene encoding glutamate--tRNA ligase, whose amino-acid sequence is MTVRVRFCPSPTGTPHVGLIRTALFNWAHARHSGGSFVFRIEDTDASRDSVESYEALLDALRWLGLDWDEGPEVGGEHGPYRQSERGDLYADALAKLIAANEVYESFSKAEEIEARHKAAGRDPKLGYDNADRDLSDEQKAAYRAEGRAPVYRLRMPDRDITFTDLVRGDVTFRAGTVPDFVLARGDGSPLYPLTNPLDDALMGITDVLRGEDLLSSTPRQIALLEALQRVGIGKGPLRYGHLPLVTGEGNRKLSKRDPESNLFLYRERGFVPEGLLNYLALLGWAIGENRDVFTMDEMVAAFDISRVSGNSARFDLKKAEAINAAHLRALPVEDFAGRVVPYLAEQGVVLDTDADRAVLAAAAPLVQERSVVLSDAARMLRFLFVDGKDFVLDEDAAAKNLGADAAPVLEAALTGLDALQDWSTTAIEESLKATLIDGLGLKPRKAFAPVRVAISGRTVSPPLYESMELLGRERSLARLRAGVERAGGLG